AAACAATTAAACTACCTAGACTTTACAAGAAAAAGTCTAATCTAGATAAACCGCAAAACTTCGTATAACAGCGACTTACCGCTACGCTTCGGGACAAGCCCTCGCTCGGGCTACGCCAAATTCCCCTTCTGGCATTCGCCTTGCTTGCGCAAGCTACATGCCAGTCCCTAACGTCCCGTCGGGACTCAGGGTCGGGGAACTTCGGTAAGTCTAGTTCGTTAGCCGCAATATCCGAAAAACTTATGAGTCTAATACAACAATTCCAAAGTATAGATATTCCAACAATAGAACGTTACGTTGAAGAAATGGAACAAGAAACACTTTTCCTTGACTTCAAAACTGTAAGAGGTGGATCACTCAAGTCTGATGATGATAAGAAAAACTTATCAAAAGCTTTATCAGGATTTGCAAACTCAGCAGGCGGGTTAATAGTCTGGGGTGTTTTGGCAAAAAAGAATGAAAATAATATCGATTGTGCAACAAAATGTGAACCTATTCAAAACATCTCACAGTTTTACTCTAGGCTAAATGAGTTAACAGGAGAATATGTTCAGCCCCTAGTTGAAAAGGTAGAACATAAAATTTTAATTTCAGATCAAATACATGATATAGGCTTTGCTGTTTCCCTAATACCAGAAAGCCTTTCCCCTCCCCATATGGCTGTCATCGATGGACGTTATTACAAACGAAGCGGTGCTAGCTTTTATCCTTTGGAACATTTCGACCTCGAAGATATGTTTGGAAGACGTCGTAAGGCAAATTTATCATTATCCCATAAGCTTATCAATTCTCCTGGAGATGCGAATAAAATTAATATCCAAATCATAATTCAAATCGTAAATACAGGAAAAGGAGTTGCGGAGCATGTTTTTTTAAATTTGAAACCCTTGGCACCGTACTCAATTTTCGCCCACGGTTTCGGAAATTTCAATCATGGTTTAAAAAAATTACTTCGACCACAAAGCAATGATGGCGAAATTCATTTCGCTGCTACAGACGGAATTGTAATCCATCCTAACTATAAATTTGATGTAACACCAATAAATTTAACCATATCAAAAATTGAAGATAAAATTTATCCTATCAAAATCTATTACAAGTTGTATACTGCAGGAACAATAGAAAAAACAGGAATCTATGAAATTTCAGAAGAAATTCTTAGGGATGAAATAAAAAAACTTTTTAGTTAATATCGGCTACTGCGGCTAACAGCGTCTTCCCGCTACGTTTCGGGACAAGCCCTCACTCGGCCTACGGCAAATTGTCCTTCTGTCACTCGCTCGCATACGCAAGCTACGTGCCAGTCCCTAACGTCCCTTCTAGGGACTCAGGGTCGGACAACTTCGGGAAGACTAGTTCGTTATGCGCAAGACCGTAAAATTGAATTCAAAATACAGAATTTTAAATAGTTGACATTGTCTACCCATTAAATATACTAGGGATAGTGGAAAAGCGTGTCTGTCATTATCCGTTAAAAAAGATAAAAGAACTGATTACCGAAGGAAAGTTTTCTATTACAAAAAATGCTCAAAAAACTGCAATTGAACAATTTGGATATGGAGAAACTGAAATTATTAATGAAGTTCTAAATTTACATAATTCTGACTTCTTTAAATCAATGACTTCTCATAATAATCATTTGCTCTGGCACGATGTTTACAAAAAGGAAGGCAATAATTATAAACTTTATATTAAAATCCAAATTTCGAACAGTAATACCTTAGTTATTTCTTTTAAAGGAGATGAAAGCTTATGAAAGATAAAAAATGGATCGATTGTCCTGTCTGTGGTGAAACAAATTCTATGGTTTTTAAAACTGATGTCTCTGAAAATTTTAATATTAAAGATTATGGGAACCTTAAAATCAATAATATAGAAGGTTACTATTGCAAAAATTGCAAAGACGGAATTCTTACTAGAAAATCTCAAAATCATATAAATGCTTCTATTGCTGAATTTAAAGCAAAAAAAGATGCAGAAGTTACAGTAGCTGCTGATCTTATTAGTGTTGATGAAATGGCAAAGAAATTAAAATTATCCCGCCAATCTGTTCATAAAATGATGAACATTGGAAAAATCAGGTATGTCTTCGTTGGAGATATAAGATTGCCTTTAAAAAACCAAAAAGTCTCTCATAAATAACGGTCCAGCGCATAACAGCGGGGAAACGCTGCGCTTCGGCACAAGGCCTCGCTTGGGCTGCGCCACATTTCCCTTCTGTCACTCGTTTGCATCCGCAAACTCCGTGCCAGTCCCTAACGTCCCGCTGGGACTCAGGGTCGGGAAACGTCGTCTCCCCTAGTTCGTTATGCGACATCCACGATAATCTAAATATGAATAACAATAACTTTTTCCCTAAACGAACCATTCAAAATCAAAAAGGTGAACAAGGCGTAATCGAGTTCGCAAAATTAATTAACTCTGAATTAAATTGGATCTTCAGGAAAACCGAACTTGAACATGATTATGGAATAGATGGTTACATTGACATTGTTCTAGCAGATGGGTCGGTATCCGGTAAGACAATAGCAGTTCAAATAAAATACGGCGAGTCCTATTTTAGACATAAAAGCCATAACGGTTTTTGGTATAGCGGAGAAACTAAACACCTAAATTATTATCTCAACCTTGATTTTCCTTTGCTACTTGTTATATTAAACAAAACAGAGACGTATTGGGTCGAATTTAATATTAATCAGACAGAAAGGACATCCTC
This DNA window, taken from Leptospira meyeri, encodes the following:
- a CDS encoding helix-turn-helix domain-containing protein, yielding MSLIQQFQSIDIPTIERYVEEMEQETLFLDFKTVRGGSLKSDDDKKNLSKALSGFANSAGGLIVWGVLAKKNENNIDCATKCEPIQNISQFYSRLNELTGEYVQPLVEKVEHKILISDQIHDIGFAVSLIPESLSPPHMAVIDGRYYKRSGASFYPLEHFDLEDMFGRRRKANLSLSHKLINSPGDANKINIQIIIQIVNTGKGVAEHVFLNLKPLAPYSIFAHGFGNFNHGLKKLLRPQSNDGEIHFAATDGIVIHPNYKFDVTPINLTISKIEDKIYPIKIYYKLYTAGTIEKTGIYEISEEILRDEIKKLFS
- a CDS encoding type II toxin-antitoxin system MqsR family toxin, producing MEKRVCHYPLKKIKELITEGKFSITKNAQKTAIEQFGYGETEIINEVLNLHNSDFFKSMTSHNNHLLWHDVYKKEGNNYKLYIKIQISNSNTLVISFKGDESL
- a CDS encoding type II toxin-antitoxin system MqsA family antitoxin, with amino-acid sequence MKDKKWIDCPVCGETNSMVFKTDVSENFNIKDYGNLKINNIEGYYCKNCKDGILTRKSQNHINASIAEFKAKKDAEVTVAADLISVDEMAKKLKLSRQSVHKMMNIGKIRYVFVGDIRLPLKNQKVSHK